One Fusobacterium ulcerans DNA segment encodes these proteins:
- the mgtA gene encoding magnesium-translocating P-type ATPase → MMKEKMKKTNLRKITEKSVHRDEVNVRMEYAANNDTADILKRLGSTVKGIAKERVKFSKEKYGKNKVTQGKKKSLFKKICDAFINPFTAILFCLAIVSGITDIILPIYHNTPEDIDIMTVTIILTMVLISGALRFIQEARSNNAAERLLEMITTTTCVERLEDGKKEIPLEEVVVGDIVHLAAGDMIPADMRIIEAKDLFISQSALTGESEPLEKIPEVSKEKKETLTEYNNLAFMGSNVISGAATGVVISVGDDTIFGSMAQSISEEPVVTSFEKGVNSVSWVLIRFMLVMVPVVFFINGITKGNWIQAFLFAVSIAVGLTPEMLPMIVTTCLAKGAVSMSKKKTIVKNLNSIQNFGAMDILCTDKTGTLTQDKVVLEYHMDVHGKEDSRVLRHAFLNSWYQTGLKNLMDVSIIQRTEEESREDVSLRKLNEMYKKVDEIPFDFSRRRMTVVVEGGNGKTQMITKGAVEEMLSICKFVEYKGKVELLNEELKKDILQTVDNLNEDGMRVIAVAQKTNPSPVGAFGVKDECDMVLIGYLAFLDPPKETTARAIQALKEYGVTTKILTGDNDKVTRSICQKVGLKVEKILLGSDLEKMSDYELGKAAENISVFAKLSPDQKARIVKVLRDNGHTVGFMGDGINDAAAMKAADIGISVDTAVDIAKESADIILLEKDLMVLEEGIIEGRKTYANMIKYIKMTASSNFGNMFSVLAASAFIPFLPMMSVQLIFLNLIYDLSCTAIPWDNVDDEFLRIPRKWDASSVGKFMLWIGPTSSIFDITTYLVLYFIICPMFVSGGLPYHMIPASDESMRTMFIALFQTGWFVESMWTQTLVIHMIRTPKIPFIQSRASLSVTFLTCSGILFLSLIPYTKLGEMIGLTVLPAVYWPFLIVTVILYMVLVTFLKKIYVRRYGELL, encoded by the coding sequence ATGATGAAAGAAAAAATGAAAAAAACTAATCTAAGAAAAATCACAGAAAAATCAGTCCACAGAGACGAGGTAAATGTAAGAATGGAATATGCAGCAAATAATGATACTGCTGACATATTAAAGAGATTAGGAAGTACAGTAAAAGGGATAGCAAAGGAGAGAGTAAAATTTTCTAAAGAAAAGTATGGAAAAAATAAGGTGACACAAGGAAAGAAAAAATCTCTTTTCAAAAAGATATGTGATGCTTTTATAAATCCTTTTACAGCAATACTTTTTTGCTTAGCAATAGTATCTGGAATAACAGATATTATTCTTCCTATTTATCATAATACTCCTGAAGATATAGATATTATGACTGTAACAATAATTTTAACTATGGTACTGATATCAGGAGCACTTCGTTTTATACAAGAGGCAAGAAGCAATAATGCAGCAGAAAGGCTTCTTGAAATGATTACCACTACTACATGTGTAGAAAGACTGGAAGATGGAAAAAAAGAGATACCTCTGGAAGAAGTTGTAGTGGGAGATATAGTCCATCTTGCAGCTGGAGATATGATTCCAGCAGATATGAGAATAATTGAAGCTAAGGATTTATTTATTAGCCAGTCGGCTTTAACTGGAGAAAGTGAACCTTTGGAGAAAATACCAGAGGTATCAAAAGAAAAAAAGGAAACTCTTACTGAGTATAATAATTTGGCATTTATGGGAAGTAATGTTATCAGTGGGGCAGCTACTGGAGTAGTAATTTCTGTTGGTGATGATACTATATTTGGTTCAATGGCACAATCAATATCAGAAGAGCCGGTAGTTACAAGCTTTGAAAAAGGTGTAAACTCAGTTTCATGGGTGCTTATCCGTTTCATGCTGGTAATGGTTCCAGTGGTATTTTTTATTAATGGAATAACAAAAGGAAACTGGATACAGGCTTTTCTTTTTGCAGTATCAATAGCAGTAGGACTTACTCCTGAAATGCTTCCTATGATAGTGACTACTTGTCTGGCAAAGGGTGCAGTATCTATGTCAAAGAAAAAGACTATAGTAAAAAATCTTAATTCTATTCAGAATTTTGGAGCTATGGACATTCTTTGTACAGATAAAACTGGAACTTTGACACAGGATAAAGTAGTATTGGAATATCATATGGATGTCCATGGAAAAGAGGACAGCCGTGTTCTTCGTCATGCTTTTCTTAACAGCTGGTATCAGACAGGGCTTAAAAATCTCATGGATGTATCTATAATTCAAAGGACAGAAGAGGAAAGCAGAGAGGATGTTTCTTTAAGAAAATTAAATGAGATGTATAAAAAAGTAGATGAGATACCATTTGATTTTTCTCGTCGTCGTATGACAGTGGTTGTTGAAGGCGGTAATGGAAAAACACAGATGATTACTAAGGGAGCAGTAGAGGAAATGCTTTCTATATGTAAATTTGTGGAATATAAAGGAAAAGTAGAACTTTTAAATGAGGAATTAAAAAAAGATATACTTCAAACAGTAGATAATTTAAATGAAGATGGAATGAGAGTTATAGCAGTAGCACAAAAAACAAATCCATCTCCAGTTGGTGCTTTTGGAGTGAAAGATGAATGTGACATGGTTCTTATAGGGTACCTTGCTTTCCTTGATCCGCCAAAAGAGACGACTGCCAGAGCTATACAGGCATTAAAAGAATATGGAGTAACTACTAAAATTCTAACAGGGGATAATGATAAGGTTACAAGAAGTATATGCCAAAAAGTGGGACTTAAAGTAGAGAAGATACTTTTAGGTTCTGACTTAGAAAAAATGAGTGATTATGAATTAGGAAAAGCAGCAGAAAATATAAGCGTCTTTGCAAAACTTTCTCCTGATCAAAAAGCTAGAATAGTGAAAGTACTTCGTGACAATGGACATACTGTTGGATTTATGGGAGACGGAATAAATGATGCAGCTGCTATGAAGGCAGCAGATATAGGAATATCAGTGGATACAGCAGTGGATATTGCGAAAGAATCAGCAGATATTATTCTTTTGGAAAAAGATCTTATGGTGCTTGAAGAGGGAATAATAGAGGGACGTAAAACATATGCCAATATGATAAAATATATAAAAATGACAGCTTCATCAAATTTTGGAAATATGTTCTCAGTACTTGCAGCAAGTGCTTTCATTCCATTTTTACCTATGATGAGTGTACAATTAATATTTTTAAACTTGATTTATGATCTTTCTTGTACTGCTATTCCTTGGGATAATGTAGATGATGAATTTCTGAGAATACCAAGAAAATGGGATGCTTCATCTGTTGGAAAATTTATGCTATGGATAGGGCCTACAAGTTCAATATTTGATATAACAACATATCTTGTACTTTATTTTATAATATGCCCAATGTTTGTATCTGGAGGACTTCCTTATCATATGATTCCTGCATCAGATGAATCAATGAGAACTATGTTTATAGCTTTGTTTCAAACAGGATGGTTTGTTGAATCTATGTGGACGCAGACACTGGTTATCCATATGATAAGAACACCAAAAATTCCATTTATTCAAAGCAGAGCTTCATTATCAGTAACTTTCCTTACTTGCAGTGGAATATTGTTCCTTTCATTAATTCCATATACAAAACTTGGAGAGATGATAGGTCTTACAGTTCTACCAGCTGTATATTGGCCTTTCCTTATAGTTACAGTTATACTTTATATGGTATTGGTTACATTCTTGAAAAAGATATATGTAAGACGTTATGGAGAGCTTTTATAG
- the nagA gene encoding N-acetylglucosamine-6-phosphate deacetylase has protein sequence MEKILLKNGKFVLANRIVSGDLLIIDGKIKKITEKENPLYENGIDLKGKYVVPGFIDAHIHGAYGADAMDGTVEALKTISSFVVKHGTTNFLATTLTSTKEILKNVLEKVAEVQDKELDGANIFGAHMEGPYFDIQYKGAQNEKYMKPAGIEEIKEYLSVKPGLVKLFSLSPKDETTLEAIKFLKENGVVVSVGHSAVNFDDVQKAIKAGLSHSTHTYNGMRGFTHREPGVVGAVLTNDAVMAEIIFDKIHVHPEAVRLLLKAKGVDKVECITDAMSATGLPDGNYKLGELDVYVKDSQARLVGNDSLAGSVLTLDKAFKNVIELGYSIFDAVKMTSTNAAKEFGLNTGEISEGKDADLVVLNDDYSVDMTFVKGKLKYQA, from the coding sequence ATGGAAAAAATACTTTTAAAAAATGGGAAATTTGTTTTGGCAAATAGAATTGTTTCAGGAGATTTATTAATAATAGATGGTAAAATAAAAAAAATAACAGAAAAAGAAAATCCATTATATGAAAATGGAATAGATTTAAAAGGAAAATATGTAGTACCTGGATTTATTGATGCACATATCCACGGGGCATATGGAGCAGACGCTATGGATGGTACTGTGGAAGCATTAAAAACTATTTCATCATTTGTAGTGAAACATGGAACTACTAATTTTCTAGCTACAACTCTTACAAGTACAAAAGAAATATTGAAAAATGTTTTGGAGAAAGTAGCAGAAGTACAAGATAAAGAATTAGACGGAGCAAATATATTTGGAGCTCATATGGAAGGACCTTATTTTGATATACAATATAAAGGTGCTCAAAATGAAAAATATATGAAGCCAGCTGGTATAGAAGAAATAAAAGAATATTTAAGTGTAAAACCGGGACTTGTAAAATTATTTTCATTATCACCTAAAGATGAAACTACACTTGAAGCAATCAAATTTTTAAAAGAAAATGGTGTAGTGGTATCAGTAGGACATTCAGCTGTAAATTTTGATGATGTGCAGAAAGCTATAAAAGCTGGATTAAGTCACTCAACACATACATATAACGGAATGAGAGGATTTACTCACAGAGAACCTGGAGTAGTAGGGGCAGTATTAACTAATGATGCTGTAATGGCAGAAATTATATTTGATAAAATACATGTACATCCAGAAGCAGTAAGACTTTTGTTAAAAGCAAAAGGTGTAGATAAAGTAGAATGTATTACAGATGCTATGAGTGCAACTGGACTTCCTGATGGAAATTATAAACTTGGAGAACTTGATGTTTATGTAAAAGACAGTCAGGCAAGACTTGTAGGTAATGATTCACTGGCTGGAAGTGTACTTACTTTAGATAAAGCATTTAAAAATGTTATTGAATTAGGATACAGTATCTTTGATGCAGTTAAAATGACAAGTACAAATGCAGCTAAAGAATTTGGACTTAATACTGGAGAGATATCAGAAGGAAAAGATGCAGACCTTGTTGTATTAAATGACGATTATTCTGTTGATATGACTTTTGTAAAGGGCAAATTAAAATATCAAGCTTAA
- the recA gene encoding recombinase RecA: protein MAAKKNEEVSKEKALDLAIKQISKEFGDGSIMKLGDNLSMHVEVISTGSLNLNMALGVGGVPRGRVIEVYGAESSGKTTIALHIVAEAQKAGGIAAFIDAEHALDPVYAKALGVDVDELLISQPDYGEQALEIADMLVRSNAVDIIVVDSVAALVPKVEIDGEMGDQQMGLQARLMSKALRKLTASLNKSKTTMVFINQIRDKIGGFGFGPQTTTTGGKALKFYSSVRLEVKRIGSVKQGDEVIGNETVVKVTKNKVAPPFKEASFQIMYGRGITRVGEIMEIALSNDIVAKSGAWFSFGDIRLGQGKENVKARLEAEPELFEQIEKKVLEIIEKGELGNKPSKKKPTESTESDESDGLDFDGENEGIIEEDI, encoded by the coding sequence ATGGCAGCTAAAAAAAATGAAGAAGTAAGTAAGGAAAAAGCATTAGATCTGGCTATAAAACAAATATCAAAAGAGTTTGGAGATGGATCTATAATGAAACTTGGAGATAATCTAAGTATGCATGTAGAAGTTATTTCAACTGGGAGCTTGAATCTTAATATGGCACTAGGTGTAGGGGGGGTTCCTAGAGGAAGAGTAATTGAAGTATATGGAGCTGAAAGTTCAGGGAAAACAACAATAGCTCTTCATATAGTGGCAGAGGCACAAAAGGCTGGAGGTATAGCAGCATTTATAGATGCTGAACATGCTTTGGATCCTGTGTATGCCAAAGCTTTAGGAGTAGATGTAGATGAACTGTTAATATCTCAGCCAGACTATGGAGAACAGGCTCTTGAAATAGCAGATATGCTTGTAAGATCAAACGCTGTAGATATTATAGTAGTGGATTCGGTAGCTGCTCTTGTACCAAAAGTAGAAATAGATGGAGAAATGGGAGATCAGCAGATGGGACTTCAAGCAAGGCTTATGTCAAAAGCTTTGAGAAAACTTACTGCATCGTTAAATAAATCAAAAACAACAATGGTATTTATAAATCAGATCAGAGATAAAATAGGTGGATTTGGATTTGGACCTCAAACTACAACTACTGGAGGAAAAGCTTTAAAATTCTATTCATCAGTAAGATTGGAAGTAAAAAGAATAGGTTCTGTAAAGCAAGGTGATGAAGTAATAGGAAATGAAACTGTTGTAAAAGTTACTAAAAATAAGGTAGCACCTCCATTTAAAGAAGCTTCATTCCAGATAATGTATGGAAGAGGAATAACTAGAGTAGGAGAGATAATGGAAATAGCTTTGAGCAATGATATAGTTGCAAAATCAGGAGCTTGGTTCAGTTTTGGAGATATAAGACTGGGACAGGGTAAAGAGAATGTGAAAGCAAGACTTGAAGCAGAACCGGAATTATTTGAACAGATAGAGAAAAAAGTACTTGAAATAATTGAAAAAGGCGAATTAGGTAATAAACCTTCTAAAAAGAAGCCTACAGAAAGTACTGAATCTGATGAAAGTGACGGATTGGATTTTGATGGAGAAAATGAAGGAATTATTGAAGAGGACATATAA
- a CDS encoding HTH domain-containing protein, translating to MILTKRSLKIINLFLTGNKFTIDELADFFSITNRTVANNIKTIKSFLESNDLNSLVENNGVYYIKNKDFRLISHLISKEVITVEERKEYIILKLLTDNLITLNPIAEELGITRRALNYDMIDIKEFFLQKDIGLIPVAGKGVTLVGKEADMRQLLSQFIEKLLIKKGNINKIFQKFLKVFNENCSISLIDRMLMEVTRDINITLPPESFYYVIGIILSGKLRKNFKDDSLKVENNSHSPKYQNLKEKLLNNIHIPIEDYETDQIISVFLDSDIETYKGEYKLKPKIEEFLSILKEKLNINFTIDENFLMILSYSFTLSNYKAEFNISQHQKKISHVPESCEDIFEVVDEFTKKVFRQFHTDDLLFITLLLKNHILKSDDSKTSRKSILIIDNSIKHFLGKLVSKYLKNFYKINNITIISSYELDCFFSSNIKPDLILTLDNGKINTNIPIIKLDFAELWPNLNFLEYYF from the coding sequence ATGATTTTAACAAAACGTTCTCTTAAAATTATTAACTTATTCCTCACTGGGAATAAGTTTACAATTGATGAACTTGCAGATTTTTTTTCCATAACAAATAGGACTGTAGCAAACAACATAAAAACAATTAAATCTTTTTTAGAAAGCAATGATTTAAATTCTTTAGTAGAAAACAATGGTGTTTACTACATTAAAAACAAGGATTTTAGATTGATATCTCATCTTATTTCCAAAGAAGTTATCACTGTAGAAGAGAGAAAAGAGTATATTATCTTAAAACTACTTACAGATAACCTTATAACATTAAATCCAATAGCTGAAGAACTTGGAATAACAAGAAGAGCTCTCAACTATGATATGATAGATATAAAAGAATTTTTTTTACAAAAAGATATTGGACTCATTCCAGTAGCTGGAAAAGGGGTTACTTTAGTTGGAAAAGAAGCTGACATGAGGCAGCTTCTTAGTCAGTTTATAGAAAAGCTGTTGATAAAAAAAGGAAATATTAATAAAATATTTCAAAAATTCTTAAAGGTGTTTAATGAAAATTGCAGTATATCCTTAATAGATAGGATGCTCATGGAGGTTACAAGAGATATAAATATTACTCTGCCTCCAGAAAGTTTCTATTACGTTATAGGCATCATACTATCTGGAAAATTAAGGAAAAATTTCAAGGATGATTCTTTAAAAGTAGAAAATAATTCCCATTCTCCAAAATATCAGAATCTTAAAGAAAAACTATTAAACAATATCCATATACCTATTGAAGATTATGAAACTGACCAGATCATATCTGTTTTTCTTGATTCAGACATTGAAACTTATAAAGGAGAGTATAAGTTAAAACCAAAGATTGAAGAATTTCTTTCTATTTTAAAAGAAAAATTAAATATTAATTTTACTATTGATGAGAATTTTTTGATGATACTTTCATATTCATTTACCCTTTCTAATTATAAGGCTGAATTTAATATAAGTCAGCATCAAAAGAAAATCTCTCATGTACCTGAATCATGTGAAGATATTTTTGAAGTTGTAGATGAATTTACTAAAAAAGTATTTAGGCAGTTTCATACTGATGATCTTCTTTTCATCACTTTACTGCTAAAAAATCATATTTTGAAATCTGATGATTCTAAAACAAGCAGAAAAAGTATTTTGATAATAGATAATTCCATAAAACATTTTTTAGGAAAACTTGTCTCGAAATATCTTAAAAACTTTTATAAGATAAATAACATAACTATAATCTCTAGTTATGAACTGGATTGTTTTTTCTCATCTAATATCAAACCAGATTTGATTCTAACTCTTGACAATGGTAAAATAAATACTAATATTCCTATAATCAAGCTTGATTTTGCAGAACTATGGCCTAACCTGAATTTTTTAGAATACTACTTTTAA
- a CDS encoding YczE/YyaS/YitT family protein — protein sequence MNLNMVKKYALWIFSIFVNAFGNFLLIKGDIGSGPWVAASIGMSKVFLLQIGICTIILNFLVFIPIIFISKKFEIFKLAGSFFVAYIFGKFLDFFLNVFSWVHPEHIISKILFFIIGNLVLSCGISVYLRLNIAMNPFDQFLKTVNDYLIPDMKKANYVYLGVPFVIALLFGAYNKSLQGIGIGTVIMLFFNGSFIKMFNKKVSIPDNILTPRKYI from the coding sequence ATGAATTTGAATATGGTCAAGAAATATGCACTTTGGATTTTTTCAATTTTTGTAAATGCGTTTGGTAATTTTTTATTAATCAAAGGCGATATTGGAAGCGGCCCTTGGGTTGCTGCAAGTATAGGAATGTCAAAAGTTTTTCTTCTTCAGATAGGTATATGTACCATTATTCTCAATTTTTTAGTTTTTATACCTATTATCTTTATAAGTAAAAAATTTGAAATTTTCAAACTTGCTGGTTCTTTTTTTGTAGCATATATATTTGGAAAATTTCTTGATTTCTTTTTAAATGTATTTTCATGGGTGCATCCTGAGCATATAATTTCTAAAATACTTTTTTTCATAATTGGAAATCTTGTACTCAGCTGTGGAATATCTGTCTATCTCAGACTTAACATAGCTATGAATCCTTTTGACCAGTTTTTAAAAACTGTCAATGACTATCTCATTCCTGATATGAAAAAAGCAAATTATGTATATCTGGGTGTTCCATTTGTTATAGCTCTTCTTTTTGGAGCTTACAATAAATCTCTTCAAGGTATTGGAATAGGAACAGTGATTATGCTTTTTTTTAATGGAAGTTTCATAAAAATGTTCAATAAAAAAGTGTCTATCCCTGACAATATTTTGACCCCTAGAAAATATATCTAA
- the galE gene encoding UDP-glucose 4-epimerase GalE, producing MKNILVTGGAGYIGSHAAAELLDSGYSVVVIDSLENGFMKLVDKRAKFYHGNVQDSNMMDKIFTENKIDAVMHFAGYIKVPESVVEPNKYYMNNTYTVMCLLESMRKNNIKNIVFSSTAAVYGDVKEPEPVDENHSKDPINPYGMSKLMSERIIMDCAEAYGLNYSIFRYFNVGGAHEKHDIGQMGEGITALIPLILKAAKGTIPKLSIYGNDFDTKDGTGVRDYIHVVDLVRAHILSLKKLDENVSGIYNLGNGSGFTVLEMLNAAREVTKIDIPAEITSRRPGDPPCVIASSEKAIAELGWKPYYTDVKDIIRTAWEWNLKVN from the coding sequence ATGAAAAATATTTTAGTTACAGGAGGGGCTGGATACATAGGAAGTCATGCTGCGGCTGAACTTCTTGATTCTGGTTATTCTGTTGTTGTCATAGATAGTTTGGAAAATGGTTTTATGAAGCTTGTAGATAAAAGAGCAAAATTCTATCATGGAAATGTTCAGGATAGTAATATGATGGATAAAATATTTACTGAAAACAAAATAGATGCTGTTATGCACTTTGCAGGATATATAAAAGTTCCTGAAAGCGTTGTAGAACCCAATAAATATTATATGAACAATACTTATACTGTTATGTGTCTGTTGGAATCAATGAGAAAAAATAATATTAAAAATATAGTTTTTTCTTCTACAGCAGCTGTTTATGGAGATGTAAAAGAACCTGAACCTGTAGATGAAAACCACTCAAAAGATCCTATCAATCCTTATGGAATGAGTAAACTTATGTCTGAAAGAATTATTATGGATTGTGCTGAAGCTTATGGATTAAATTATTCTATATTCAGATATTTTAACGTAGGTGGAGCTCATGAAAAGCATGATATAGGTCAGATGGGTGAAGGAATCACTGCACTTATCCCACTTATATTAAAAGCTGCTAAAGGAACTATTCCTAAGCTCTCTATCTATGGAAATGATTTTGATACTAAAGATGGAACTGGAGTGAGAGATTACATTCATGTTGTAGATTTAGTAAGAGCTCATATACTTTCCCTCAAAAAATTAGATGAAAATGTAAGCGGTATATATAATCTTGGAAATGGCAGTGGTTTTACAGTTCTTGAAATGCTTAATGCTGCAAGAGAGGTAACTAAAATAGATATCCCAGCAGAAATTACATCAAGAAGACCTGGAGATCCTCCTTGTGTTATAGCTTCAAGTGAAAAAGCTATAGCTGAACTTGGATGGAAACCTTATTATACTGATGTAAAAGATATTATAAGAACTGCATGGGAATGGAATTTAAAGGTGAATTAA
- a CDS encoding EFR1 family ferrodoxin (N-terminal region resembles flavodoxins. C-terminal ferrodoxin region binds two 4Fe-4S clusters.) — protein sequence MKIKKVWAVYFSATGTTKKIVTKIASTMAEKMNAEFKIFDFTLLNARKDILSFEKDDCVVLGTPVYAGRVPNLLLKYLAAIQGNGALAVPIVLFGNRNYDDALIELRDILEKNNFHTVGAGAFVGEHSFSNILAKNRPDEKDILIAENLGEKVFEKLSNSAFYPDSPIEVTGGPYPYRGYYQPLDKENNPIDMRKVKPLTNNNCTDCKICVSACPLGSIEYDDVSKVTGICMKCGACIKKCPVHAKYYTDESFLFHKHDLEEKFTRRAEPEIFI from the coding sequence ATGAAGATAAAAAAAGTATGGGCAGTATATTTTAGTGCAACTGGAACTACAAAAAAAATAGTTACAAAAATAGCATCCACTATGGCTGAGAAAATGAATGCTGAGTTTAAGATTTTTGATTTTACTCTTTTAAATGCAAGAAAAGACATTCTTTCCTTTGAAAAAGATGATTGTGTAGTTTTAGGAACACCAGTATATGCTGGACGTGTTCCTAACCTCCTTTTAAAATATTTAGCTGCTATTCAGGGAAATGGAGCTCTTGCTGTTCCTATTGTCTTATTTGGAAATAGAAACTATGATGACGCTCTGATTGAACTTAGAGATATTCTGGAAAAAAATAACTTCCATACTGTTGGAGCAGGAGCATTTGTTGGAGAACATTCATTTTCAAATATACTTGCTAAAAACAGACCAGATGAAAAAGATATACTTATAGCTGAAAATTTAGGTGAAAAAGTCTTTGAAAAATTATCAAATTCAGCATTTTATCCTGATTCTCCTATTGAAGTAACTGGGGGTCCTTATCCTTATCGAGGTTATTATCAGCCTCTCGATAAAGAAAATAACCCTATTGATATGAGGAAGGTTAAACCTCTCACAAATAATAACTGCACTGATTGTAAAATATGTGTGTCTGCCTGTCCTTTAGGTTCCATTGAGTACGATGATGTATCTAAGGTTACTGGTATATGTATGAAATGTGGAGCCTGTATAAAGAAATGTCCTGTACATGCAAAATATTATACTGATGAAAGTTTTCTTTTTCATAAACATGATTTAGAAGAAAAATTTACAAGAAGAGCTGAACCTGAAATATTCATATAA
- a CDS encoding murein L,D-transpeptidase catalytic domain family protein — MDLRKKSIALIMGLFLSVAVFANGTACTQFHAKELYNEMKLNGLIRYDVFVQGVEGFNKIDKKEKNILTIVDFSRPSTEERMYVLDLENKEILFKSYVSHGKNTGDLYAENFSNVAESNKSSLGFYMTEAPYKGSNGYSLRLAGLEKGINDNAMKRNIVVHGADYANPEMIKTSGRLGRSFGCFAVPVDMNHEIIDAIKGRSIIYVYADKLKLTKERYVSLNL, encoded by the coding sequence ATGGATTTAAGAAAAAAGTCGATAGCATTAATCATGGGGTTATTTTTATCAGTAGCAGTTTTTGCAAATGGAACTGCTTGTACACAATTTCATGCAAAAGAGCTATATAATGAGATGAAATTAAACGGACTTATAAGATATGATGTTTTTGTACAGGGTGTAGAAGGATTTAATAAGATTGATAAGAAAGAGAAAAACATTCTTACAATCGTGGATTTTTCTCGACCTTCAACAGAAGAAAGAATGTATGTTTTAGATTTAGAAAATAAAGAAATTCTTTTTAAATCCTATGTATCTCATGGGAAAAATACTGGAGATCTATATGCAGAAAATTTTTCCAATGTAGCAGAATCTAATAAGAGTTCTTTAGGATTTTATATGACAGAGGCACCATATAAGGGAAGTAATGGATACTCATTAAGACTTGCAGGATTAGAAAAAGGAATAAATGATAACGCTATGAAAAGAAATATAGTGGTACATGGTGCTGATTATGCTAATCCTGAAATGATAAAAACATCTGGAAGGCTGGGAAGAAGCTTTGGATGTTTTGCAGTCCCTGTGGATATGAATCATGAGATAATTGATGCTATTAAAGGAAGAAGCATCATATATGTTTATGCAGACAAATTAAAATTAACTAAAGAAAGATATGTAAGTTTAAATCTTTAA
- a CDS encoding ankyrin repeat domain-containing protein: MKKLLTLFIISITIISCSSFGNKNIHVPTSEEVLNAVETDNTMLLNNFFASDFPVAYKNKDGKSLLIVALENDSQKVLDMLLVRGVDLEETFEEGKTPIFYVRSLNALEQMVKAGSDINKKNSSEKTLLSYFIENKPLSYSKYITEHGADVNAVEESGWTPVFRAAVGKDTSLIDAMKNSGGDFNKQDLKGNFPIYYAQDEKILLKLLDHTNYNLNAENKNGENILGEVYLRAVSHNYISVIEKLLEMGVNPNYMSYGDSALSIAKDNRNESMIKFLNSKGIR, encoded by the coding sequence ATGAAAAAACTACTGACACTTTTCATAATATCTATCACAATTATTAGTTGCAGCAGTTTTGGAAACAAAAATATTCATGTACCTACATCAGAAGAGGTGCTGAATGCTGTGGAAACTGATAATACAATGCTTTTAAATAATTTTTTTGCATCAGATTTTCCAGTTGCATACAAAAATAAGGATGGAAAAAGTCTTTTAATAGTGGCATTGGAAAATGACAGTCAAAAGGTTTTAGATATGCTCCTTGTAAGAGGGGTAGATTTAGAAGAAACTTTTGAAGAGGGAAAGACCCCTATATTTTATGTAAGGAGTCTAAATGCTTTGGAACAAATGGTAAAAGCAGGATCAGATATAAATAAAAAGAATAGTAGTGAAAAAACTTTATTAAGTTATTTCATAGAAAACAAACCTTTAAGTTATAGTAAATATATCACTGAGCATGGAGCAGATGTAAATGCTGTGGAAGAAAGTGGCTGGACACCAGTATTTAGAGCAGCAGTTGGGAAGGATACTTCCCTTATAGATGCTATGAAAAATAGTGGAGGAGATTTTAATAAACAGGATTTAAAAGGAAATTTTCCAATATACTATGCTCAAGATGAAAAGATTCTATTAAAATTATTAGACCATACCAATTATAATTTGAATGCAGAAAATAAAAATGGAGAGAATATCTTAGGAGAAGTTTATCTGAGAGCAGTATCCCACAACTATATTTCTGTAATAGAAAAACTTCTGGAAATGGGAGTGAATCCGAATTATATGTCCTATGGAGATAGTGCTTTATCAATAGCAAAAGATAATAGAAATGAATCTATGATAAAATTTTTAAATTCAAAAGGAATAAGATAA